The genomic segment ACCGATGTGCGCCCGTTCTACTCCTCCTCGTTCGGCACGACGTGGCCGATCGGCGGCGTGGAGCGCATACTGCTGTGCGTGTCCACTCCGGACTGGGTGCTGCACGTGGATCTCGACCAGTTCATCGCGGCGGTCGAGATAGCCCGCCATCCCGAACTGCGGGGCAAGCCGGTGGTCGTCGGCGGGGCCGGCGATCCGACTCGGCGCGGGGTCGTGGCGACCGCGTCCTACGAGGCCAGGGAGTTCGGGGTGCATTCGGGGATGCCGCTGCGCACCGCCGCGCGCCGCTGCCCCGACGCCGTCTTCGTCGCGTCCGACCCTCCCGCGTACGAGGAGGTGTCGGAGCGGGTCATGGCGGTGCTGCGGGAGTTTCCCGTGGTGGTCGAGGTGGCGGGGTGGGACGAGGCGTTCCTCGGGGTGTCCGGCCCGGTGGCCGAGGACCCCGAAGCCCTCGCGGGGGCCGTCCGGCGGGCCGTGGCCGACCGCACGGGACTGTCGTGCGCCGTGGGGATCGGCGACAACAAGCACACCGCCAAGCTCGCCACCGGGTTCGCCAAGCCGGGCGGCGTGTACCGCCTGACCAGGCAGAACTGGTGGGAGGTGATGGCGCACCGGCCCACCGACGCCCTGTGGGGAGTGGGCTCGAAGACGCGCCGCAGACTCGCCGACCTCGGCATCACCACCGTTGCGGAACTGGCCGCGGCCGATCCCGACCGGCTGGCCGCGGAGCTCGGCCCCACGCTCGGCCCGTACTTCCGGGCGCTCGCGCACGGGTTGGGCGACCGGGACGTCACGGCGACGCCGTACGTGCCGAAGTCGCGCAGCCGCGAGACGACGTTCCAGCGCAACATCGACGATCCCGAGGAGTTGCGGGCGCAGCTCGGGCGCCTGGTGGAACGCGTGGCCGACGACGTCGCCGAGGACGGGCGACCCGCCGCGCGCGTCGCCGTGAAAGTCCGCTTCGCACCGTTCATTACCCAGACACGCAGCGTCACCCTGCCCGCGCCGACGAGCGACGTCACGGTGCTGGCGCGCGCGGCCGACGACGTGTTCGGACGCTTCACGGTGGACCGTCCGGTGCGGCTGCTCGGAGTGCGTGCGGAGTTCGTCCGCGAGTCCGGGCAGGAATGACACCGAACACACCGGCGTTGCACCACACGCGCGTCACCGCTGTCGTTACGCTGCACTACGCTGATGCGGCACTCGAACAGTTGACCGAAACCGTTCGACGCGCCCGTCACGATTTCCGCGTATCACGACCTGGGAGAGCGACCACGTGACTGCCTCTGCTGAGAACCTCTACGGGGCCGACGACCTCACGCACCTCGAAGGTCTCGAAGCGGTGCGCAAGCGGCCCGGCATGTACATCGGGTCCACCGACAGTCGCGGGGTCAACCATCTCTTCACCGAGATCGTCGACAACTCCACCGACGAGGGCGTCGCGGGGCACGCCTCGAAGGTCGTGGTCACGCTGCACGCCGACGGCAGTGTCGAGGTCGCCGACGACGGGCGCGGCATCCCGACCGACGTCCACGGCAAGTCCGGGCTGAGCGGCGTCGAGCTGGTGCTCACCCGGCTGCACGCGGGCGGCAAGTTCGGCGGTTCGGGATACAAGGCGTCCGGCGGTCTGCACGGTGTGGGCGCCTCGGCCGTCAACGCGCTGTCGCTGCGGTTCGACGTCACGGTGAAGCGCGGCGGCAAGGTCCACGAAATGTCCTTCTCCCGCGGGGTGCCCGGCGTCTTCGACGGCCCGGGGCCGAAGGCGAAGTTCACGCGGCAGTCGGGCCTGCGGCTCGTGCGGAAGATGAAGCGCGGCGAGTCGACGGGCACGATCATCCGCTACTGGTACGACGCCCGCTACTTCGAGAAGGGCGCGGCGCTCGATCTGGAGCTCGTGCGCACGAAGTTGCGCCACACCGCGTTCCTCGTGCCCGGTGTCACGTACGTGCTCCGTACCGCCACCGACTCGGCGATCAACGAGGAGACCTTCCACTACCCCAACGGCCTGGCCGACATGGTCGAGTTCCTCGCGCCCGCCGGCGACCGTGCCGTGTGCGGCACGCAGTTCATCGTCGGCGAAGGCACCTACAAGGAGAACGCCGCCGACGCCAACGGCGTCATGCAGTCCAATGTGGAACGGCGGGCCGAGGTCGAGGTCGCGCTCCGGTGGGGAACGGGCTACGAACGCACCGTCGAGTGCTTCACCAACACCATCCGCAACGTCCACGGTGGAACGCACCGGAAGGGATTCGAGCGCGGACTCGTGCGCGCGGTGCACGACGCGATCTCGCGGACCCGCGGCCTGCTCAAGGCCAAGGAGGAGCCGCCCATCCTCGACGACGTGTGCGAGGGGCTCACCGCGGTCGTGCACGTGCGCATCCCCGAACCGCAGTTCACGTCGCAGACCAAGGACGAGCTGTCCACGGCGGGCATCACCAAGGTGGTGCAGGGGCTCGTCGAGAAGCACCTCAAGGCGTGGGCCGACGA from the Saccharomonospora azurea NA-128 genome contains:
- a CDS encoding DNA polymerase IV, whose translation is MSTPDWVLHVDLDQFIAAVEIARHPELRGKPVVVGGAGDPTRRGVVATASYEAREFGVHSGMPLRTAARRCPDAVFVASDPPAYEEVSERVMAVLREFPVVVEVAGWDEAFLGVSGPVAEDPEALAGAVRRAVADRTGLSCAVGIGDNKHTAKLATGFAKPGGVYRLTRQNWWEVMAHRPTDALWGVGSKTRRRLADLGITTVAELAAADPDRLAAELGPTLGPYFRALAHGLGDRDVTATPYVPKSRSRETTFQRNIDDPEELRAQLGRLVERVADDVAEDGRPAARVAVKVRFAPFITQTRSVTLPAPTSDVTVLARAADDVFGRFTVDRPVRLLGVRAEFVRESGQE
- a CDS encoding DNA gyrase/topoisomerase IV subunit B, producing MTASAENLYGADDLTHLEGLEAVRKRPGMYIGSTDSRGVNHLFTEIVDNSTDEGVAGHASKVVVTLHADGSVEVADDGRGIPTDVHGKSGLSGVELVLTRLHAGGKFGGSGYKASGGLHGVGASAVNALSLRFDVTVKRGGKVHEMSFSRGVPGVFDGPGPKAKFTRQSGLRLVRKMKRGESTGTIIRYWYDARYFEKGAALDLELVRTKLRHTAFLVPGVTYVLRTATDSAINEETFHYPNGLADMVEFLAPAGDRAVCGTQFIVGEGTYKENAADANGVMQSNVERRAEVEVALRWGTGYERTVECFTNTIRNVHGGTHRKGFERGLVRAVHDAISRTRGLLKAKEEPPILDDVCEGLTAVVHVRIPEPQFTSQTKDELSTAGITKVVQGLVEKHLKAWADDRKTRTEAKTVLQKIVDASRVRLTQKQQKDAARRKTALEGAAMPPKLVDCRSTGVARSELFLVEGDSALGSARMARVSEYQALLPLRGKILNVQKANLGEALKNAEIASIVQVLGAGTGRTFDVSAMRYGRVILMADADVDGSHIRTLLITLFARYMRPVIAEGRLYAAMPPLHKIVTKGRKPETFYTYTEREMEAKVSELEQAGKHVVKPVPRFKGLGEMDAEELWETTMNPATRSVRRITLDDADAAEAALELLMGEKVEPRRKWLITSAERVNQAAIDI